From the genome of Magnolia sinica isolate HGM2019 chromosome 12, MsV1, whole genome shotgun sequence:
tttctcttcttctacaCGTCTGCGTCGGGTATAGTTCTTCTCTtggtttatgtggatgatattatccTTACTTGCACTGACTGTGGTTTGATTACTAAGCTTCAGCAGCTGTTACATGTAACTTTTCATATGAAAGATCTTGGTCAGCTCACATACTTCTTAGGATTGGAAGTTCATCATCGAGCCCATGGTATTTTCGTGAACCAACATAAGTATATTCAAAATCTTATCACTTTGATTGGTTTAGAAGACACTTCTTTTGTTGATACTCCTATGGACGTAAATGTCAAATATAGGAAAGATGAAGGGGACCTTCTGGATGATCCTACTCTCTATCGACGCCTGGTTGGGAGTCTTATCTACTTGACCACTACTCGACCCGATATCTCCGATGTTGTTCATCAGGTCAGTCAGTTTATGTCTTCTCCTCAGCATCTCCATCTTACTACAGTTCGCTGCATCATCCGCTATCTTCGAGGTTCACCTACTCGTGGGTTGTTCTTTCCTACTGACTCCTCTCTTCAACTTGTTGCTTATagtgatgctaattgggctgggtGTCCGGATACACGTCGATCT
Proteins encoded in this window:
- the LOC131220039 gene encoding uncharacterized mitochondrial protein AtMg00810-like; translation: MDVKNAFLHTDLHEDIYMKLPSGMTTSSPHDVFLLLVYVDDIILTCTDCGLITKLQQLLHVTFHMKDLGQLTYFLGLEVHHRAHGIFVNQHKYIQNLITLIGLEDTSFVDTPMDVNVKYRKDEGDLLDDPTLYRRLVGSLIYLTTTRPDISDVVHQVSQFMSSPQHLHLTTVRCIIRYLRGSPTRGLFFPTDSSLQLVAYSDANWAGCPDTRRSTTGWCIFLGDTLISWKCKKQNHVSKSSTEVECRAMSTTCSEIVWLRGLLEELGFPQSTSTPLHTDNTSAIQIATNPVFHKRTKHIEIDCHSIRDTLESRVISLPHISSDL